From the Vanacampus margaritifer isolate UIUO_Vmar chromosome 14, RoL_Vmar_1.0, whole genome shotgun sequence genome, the window TAaagcaaaacttgttttgaatgTGGTAGCAAAGGAGGTAAAATTTGCAGAAAATTTAAAAGCAgatttgcctttttttatttaattttattctatCATGGCTACAATCCACAGATATCTTTGTGTTCTTTTATAAGTTGTACACGTTTCTGCTCAATGATGTAATCACCCTTACcattccccccccctcccagctTGTTCCTAACTTAACACTACTTTTGTGCCTCACGTGCACAACCACTCGCTGGTTGCGGTACAGActgtacacacactcacacatctGCTTTACATTTAGGCCCTGGCTGGGAGTTCATCTGTGGACGTTTTCTTCCTTTAAGGCGTTACGGTGGGGGACGGTGGGGGATGGTGGTCCATGCGAAGATGTTTGGGCATTCATGTAGGCTACTAGTATGCCTCATTAATTGGACAACTTTAGCATACTATTGTGACaactacatgttactagtgaggcaaaattGTGCACTAGTTGACTGCTTCCCGCTCATATTAAAGACGGGCTTTTCTCTACCTAAAAgctcttcctcccttttggcGCCATCTGCTGCTCGCTGCTTTCATTACACCTGCCTGACTTGTACCTGTTTATTTCGCCCCGGTAAGATCTCACTGGAGACGGAGCGCCTGGGTCCTCGCCGTGTGGACAGCCTGAGGAGGGAGGACGAGGAGTGGCAGAAGAAGGCACACGCCGCCGTCCTCGCCATCCAGGAGCTGACCGTCAAGTTTTTTGAAACCACCAATCGAGCGCAGAAAGGTAAAACGCGTTCGAGCACAGTGAGCCCCAATTTTGCGCAGCGTGTGCAAAAAGGTCTCTCGTGGTTATGTCAGCGTTGCACGAGCGTATGCGCGCCGACCAGAGGAGGCTGGGCAAGTCGGCGTGGGTGGCTGCGGTGGAGCGCATGGAGTGGCTGCAATACTCCGTCTCCAAAGAAACGCTGCAGCTGATGCGGGCCAAGGAAATCTGCCTCGAACAGAGGAAGCACGGCCTCAAGGAGGAGGTAgcgtagtgtgtgtgtgtgtgtgtatgcggcGTCCATAACACCCTGTGTGCGTTGATGGTTAAGAAAAGTGAAGAGGGCTGAAATTGCTACGCATTGTTTACAtccaatgtatatttaaatacaaaacattcttCGTTTTCTATATAAATATCGCTAGCTTAGCGCtaaagggaggatcccattcaaatgctaacaggaagttagcatcgacttcgggagtgtttttccttcaaataatgaatatgtGGGAACTCACATcaacaggtaagataacactacgcaaaggcacaaattcttcccaaacgagttatttttaatagaattcaattggAACCTTCTTCTGCATTCACTTAAGTAGCTGTTGTGTGAAGGTTTTTAAGTACTGTAACTTTTATGCTAATTTCAGTTAGCTAGTCTATGGCGTTTctcaatatatatttgtatcaagCTAGCATTACACTGTATTGTTATTGAAGTATGCTACTAAAAAGTCTTCTATAATGTGTACGTGTATAAAGTGCATGATGATGtcctttaaggggcgtggcctagtgagtgTTGTATTATGTATCTAATCACAAGAGCCTCACCTGTGtggtttcccccccccccctcagatGCGGAGCCTGCAGGGCGGCGAGGACGCCATGCTGCACCTGGACCAGCTGGAGGCGCTCTACTACGAACTCCAGCTGCAGCTGTACGACATCCAGGCCGAGGTGCTGCGCTGCGAAGAGCTGCTGCTCACCGCGCAGTTGCAGAGCCTGCGCAGACAGATTACGGGTGAGACGACTACAATTCTAATGTCCGAGCAGTTTTGTCAAGTAAAAGACGATTGTTGGGGATGGGCGGGGTACGACTTGCACCCCGTAGCAAAAAATATAGTCATACTtgaacatttgtaaaaaatggaactgacctttttttttttttttttttccttccagagAGGCAGGACGAGGTTGTGTACTACGATGCCTTCGAGAGCCCGGATGCCATGAAGGGGGCGGAGGACCCGGCCGAGCCCCCGCCTCTGCCGCCCCTCCGTGACAATGAAGAACTGGGCATCCTGCGGCAGAGGACTCGGCAGCTGGAGGCCCGCAGGGGACGCATCACCACCAAGAAAGTCTACCTCAAAAACAAGAAGGTGACCTGCCCAAATGGGAAAACAGTAGTTCTCCCTGGAACCAAGAAGTTTTGAGAAGTCGTCCCTTTTCTAAATGGTTTCATTCACTCTCGGAACAGGAAATCTGCATCTCCAATCACAAGCAGAAAATGGAAGCACGTCAGGGCATCCTCACCCGTAACACGTCCCTGCAGGTATGACCGGCGGCCGTGAGCATCCTGATCAACTTGAGGTTCGTGGCTGAACGTGATGGTTGCCGCTTTGCGCTACAGGTGCGAGAAACAGAAGAAGAGGAAGCAGAGCGGAATGCGCGAGTGAGTCTGGAGAGGCAAAGAACTCTGGATCGACTTCGTAGCCTCAATCAGGTGGAGTCCAGTCctgtttttgcacatttgtacATACAACTGTCTTGAATGATGCAATATTACTCGTTGACCAAACATTAAAAACCTTAAAACTATGGAGGAACCAAAacttgactaaataaataaatgactgaagtggagaatttttttttatataaaacgttttaatacaaatgtgtttatttgtgtgtgtgtgtgtgtatgtgtgtgtatatatatatatatatatatatatatatatatatatatatatagctgtttttatttccatttatatacatttttggggataaaattttcaaattatatatttttttatattcgtttttattttcacttttagctatttatttatttaatacaaatttatttatttttgtgtgtgtgtgtgtatatatatatatatatatatatatatatatatatatatatatatatatatatatatatatatatacagctgtttttatttccatttatcatttttttaaatttaattttgaattatattttttatatccgtttttattttcatttatatatataaaaaaaataataattttcgaataattttttttatatccgtttttatttccatttatataagtttttggggatttaattttcgaattatatatatttttatagccgtttttattttcacttttagtcatttatttatttatttagtcatttatttatttcgaaTTTTGgccgttttggtcctccatatgaaACAATTGCATTTGGACTCATTCCTCCTCCCCTACCAGCGTTATCCGGGTCACGTGACCCTGAAGTCCAGTCGTCTGAGGCAGCTTCAGACGCGGCGGCGAGCGGGTCAGCCTCCCTGCACACAGGCGACCGGCGTCCAAACGGACAGCATCGCTTCGGACCTGCCGGAACTTTGGGCGCCTCCTCCGGGAGACGCCTGCGAGTCCTTACCCGCCATCCACCTGGACGAGCTGGACTCATCTTCTCCGTTCCTCTCCCTGCCGACGTCCGTTCTCACGCTGGATGGAGCccctcccccgccccctcctcctccacctccgctccctcctcctcctgcgcCGTCCATATCCGTCGAGCCGCGTCCGGCGTTGCCGCGCGAGTCCAAGCCCGCCGCGCTACCCCTGGCTCCGATCTCGCCACGCTTCTTCGACAGCAGCCAACTGTTGACGGCCAGGAAGAAGCTGAGGAAGACGTCGGCTGAGGATGCCACACAGTGGAGGAGAGGTGAGAGATGCCATCAACACGTCCTTCCATTGTTAGCTTTGTGATTTTTGTCGTTTTAAATTGCAAGACAATTGAAATGCCAgtaatccatttaaaaaaaaaattttttttttgttgctggttTTTGATGAACATAGATGAATATTACAGTGTTTAAACTAAAGTAATACAATAGTAAAAAAGTTAAACGTAAATACAAGACTTGTTAATTTTCCTCAtgtttatttacacaaaaatggcaaacatgtgaaattgtttattttaatacatttttcatattatctaaatcaataaaatgttaaagctacatttttatatttttgacttGCAGATGATTAACCAATTTCTTGATTCTATTACAGTGCTGTATTCACATTATTGATAACCAGTTGTTTAGTGTTTATTTTCACTAAATACGTTTACTAATTATTTAGTTAATAATGTTGAAagtgaaattattttaattgtattttcaaGTTGACATTTACACAGAATAAAGTCACCAATTATTTAATAGGAGTAAACTAATTTAAATGTCAAATTGGCTTTCATTTGTACCTgcaacaaaattatttaaattgttcaaataaaactgttaaatacattaattaaaataattcttAAGTTTCTATTTACACtaaataattaacccaaaaagttgccatagtttaataatgtttttttaactttatttactATATTTAATGAGGTAAATACCTTATAATGATCCAATTTTATGGGCAAAAAACTGTCGACTGGCACAAATATTCCAGGACTGCCTGATGATGAAGTATTGTGTTAAATGAAGTACCAGCATGTGGTTGTAAGCGGTCGCCGTTTTTGTATCTGGTGTGGTCAGCGAGCTCCCCGATGGACGAGGTCCTGGCGTCGCTGAAGCGCGGCAGCTTCCACCTGCGCAAAGCCGAGCTGCGCGTCCTCGGCCCCGACCCGGACGACGACGGCGAGAACATCCTGGCGCAGATCCGGCAGGGCGTGCGTCTCCGGCAGGTGCGCGCCCCGCCCGAGCGGCCGCGCCGCGCCGATCGCTTCGCGCACTCGGCCGACGCCCTGACGCAAAGCATCCACGAGGCTCTGCGCAGGATCAAGGAGGCGTCGCCCGATTCCGAGTCGGAGGACGAGGGCCTGCCCTGCACCGACTGGGAGAACTAGAATGCCCGGCCATGATTTTTAGTGCAattggaacacacacacacaaaaattatactttttttgtatccaAAGTGGGTTTTGTCCAAGTGGACCATTGCACATGCGTTTGTCACTTGTGTATTGTGATGTTTACCGTCGTACTGCTTCCTTGAAGGAGGTCCACATGGAATTGCACATCACTCCCCAAGTAttcccaatttttattttttccccactatcTTATATAATGAAattcataatgtttttttaatgactagCTTTTGTGTCGTGTGGGCTACTGGCAGTTTAAAAGAACGATTTGCGACTTTTGAGGCTCagctgtcagccattttgaagtaCACAGCGAGTTCCAACTTACAAAGAGACTCGCGTTCTTGGGAAGAACGTTTTGAAGGAAGTACTTGGACTGTACTCTGTATTCTTCATATTGAGAAACGGACATTGAGCTTTACTGACCAAGCAAGTTCCAGAGATTTTAATCagccatttgaaaaaaaaacgctatTTGGAGCGGTTTTGTTAGTCGTATAAAGCAACAATATGCAAATGTGGGGGCTAATTTGATCAGTTATTTTGTAAACAACAATCAACAGTTCGGAGACAAGTCAAGGGGTCAAATGATACGCGAGTTCTGGAGCTCAACTTAACACAATTGCTCCCTAACACACTGCCTTGGCCCTTGTGCCGATTCCCATGTTTTCAATTGATTTTTGTACCCTcggtttttttccccaaggtGTTCTTTTATATATTAcgtttgctgtgtgtgtgtgtgagtgcgattagatttttttttccctcgcgTATGAAATGTGTCAAACGTACTGTTCCAACCATAGAGCAACACGCTATCATCCGTGGGAAAATTTGCGTTAGCTTAGCGTTAGCATCACAGCACTAATAACAGAAATTTTAGGGAGGAGTTTGCTCAGCATTATCACCACGATGCTAACAAATTTTGGAGTGGTCACGGTGCTAACACGTTTTGGAGggtgttagcttagcattacaGCGCTAACCGAAATGTTAAGTCTATTTTTCCCCCGAAAGCTGCTAGCGTGTTGCTACatgttttaattcttttttttttattaagttctAAGTCTGCTTTTCTGATTGCTTTCGAAGTTTGACAGAGTTCGTACTCAGACCTCGCAGCAGACGTGCAATAATAACGATAATAAGCCACGTGTCATTGTACAcgtcccaaaaaatatataaccgCATGCCTCTGtgtattcaaatatttattgatgCTTCAgatcctaaaaaaatatttgtatgtttgtttgtttttttaaatgctctttAGTCCTGAcattcctcttcctttttggcttttcttttaaaaataaacagcaaaaaaaaaaaaagtctgtgacTAAAGATGGACAAATATGACTTACACAAGTATGGTGCCTTGAGATCCGTGACCAGGTATGGAAACTAGCACTTTGAGATTGTAATTCTTAAAAAGAAAGTCAACTACCAACAATTTGGGTGTAATAATTTATTGTAGCTCCCTGTGGTGAACATGACTTGGCCACCAGGGCGGAGTATAATACAGCCATGCAGACAAAAgtctttcacaactactgtaagtgcTGGAATAATTGGGAGTCGCTTTTAGTAGAGGATAAATAAAAGCTGTGCCAATTAGTATTATCATATATTGCCTGTCTATGTGCTTGCTGATGCACTGTTCACATATCTGTAAGCTTAAAAAACCAACACCACCACAtagatgctattcattagcctagtctatggcattttgcatggtttgttagcattaagctaagcagaGCCAAAGCTATGTGATTGTTTTAAATCACAACATGTAGATTTCTGTCTTATGGTTAGCTAGACTGTAAACAGAAAGGCAATGAACAGcttgaaaccttttttttttttggttgcaagttaaaaaaaagcctatttatggctcgtatctcaaggcaatACTGTGTCTTATATaccattttcactttattttaaaatgtgaaaaaaatgcatgtctTCTTCAATTTGAAATTTGTTTTCTTCTAGAAAATCAAAAATGACAATTAGTCAGCATCaatattttaattcaaataCTTTTGACAACAAGCCCTTTAGGTCGCGTCGAGTTTCtcccgactttttttttttttggcaacaAATCAACCACTGACTAAAAGGCAACGTCagcaaaaaagaacaaaaaacatctgtacaagggaaaaaatacatttggcaaaaaaaaaaaaaatccaaacaagctTCAGTTACTTGATAAATAGTTCAAAAAATATTGccagtttttaaataattatttttcaaattcactcaaaatgttcaccacAAAAGTGAAAAGCAAAGTACCTGAAAGTGACGAAGCTTGGGCTAAACCCTTGGCCACGTCTTCTTCTTTGTATTGCTGCTTGACGGCTCGCCAGTCGCCCTCCCAAGTCCTACGAAAGAACAGCGCACCGTCGTCAAGTCCTCGCACCATTTGTTCATTTGGCTGATGATGTCGTTtggaaaaaaggagagaaaaggcGGGAGAGAAAAGGCGGGAGCGaggccccccccccttcctccccccaAGTTTGATGATTGAATAAGCAAGAAAACAAAGTGAAGAAAAAGCTCCAGTGTGACGGCGGTAAAGGCATCATCATGATCCCCGGCCGTTCACTTGGCTGTTGTAAACGATCCGAGTGGGCGTGGCAAATAGTGAGCGAGTACCATAAATGCGTAAAAAGCGTGTAAACATCTTGAGACATTGTTGTCCCGTGTCATGGCGACGTGATGGCGGCAGTGAAAAGTGGCGCTCGAGCCGCAATCGAGATGTGTTCCAGTTCGATCCGAATTGTCTCCCAAGTGCACCCGAGCTGCAAAAGAGTTGCCCCCCGGGTGCACCTGAACTGCAATCAAATTGCCCCCCGGGTGCACCCGAGCTGCAATTGAGTTGCTTCCCAGTCGAGTACCATTCAAGCTGCAATCCAGCTGCGACTCGATCTGCACCCGAGTaccgttggggggggggggggcggcggcATCTCTAGCTGCACTCGAGCAGCTTGGCGAGAGCGTCCCGCAGCTCGTTCAGCTCAAAGATTTTGCCGTCGAGCAGCTGCAGCAGCGAGCGCAGACTCTGGCGGAAGACCTCGCGCTCCCGCCGGTTGGCCTCCACGCgctgctccagctcacccagCTGCACCTCCAGCGCCTCGTTACGACGCTCCACGTCCTGgcaaaagagaagaagaaaaaaaaacatcaaatcatGCAAATGATTtagcgtaattttttttttagacaatgcATGATGTAAAAATCAGGACTATTTCCCAATAAAATGTTGCCGCATCACAGTAGACCTTTAATTTGCCTAAATTATTTTGATTAGAAATGAGCAAGAATTAACCATTTTGGTAAGAACCTgagcaggaagtcagccattttgtttagaACCTGAACAGCAAGgcatcctttcttttttttaattaacaggaAATCAACAATTTTGTTGTCATAAtgcacaggaagtcagccattttggttagaACTTTAAAGTGAGGTGGTTGACAAGGCGCTATCTGTGACCACTGCACGATCTGAGACGCGCATGCACAGAAGATCGGCCATCTTGGATCGCTAACTACGGCAACTACACTagaacaaaatacttttatatGCCTGCGTGATACAATAGAACGCGTTTGTAAAAACATGATAcaacatgaattttttttttaattcttgatgcattttaaagtaactaagtaacttataatcctttacattttatttatttatttattcatttttaagtaCTGTAGTAGTGGCAATTATAAATCAATTTCTATCATAAAGTCAATTATTTCAAACCCTGAAAATTCAAcaccaaaacattttaaaatgtttttaatcaaattataaaaaataaaaaaaaacactgtatcATAACAAAACAGAATAAAGTGCATGTGAAGAAATAAACTGTGTTTATAAGTTTAGTATTCTGACACGCCAATAATCAAGCCTTTTGAGTTACGTCATTTTCATTCTAAGTACCTAGCCATTAAttgaagtcagccattttgtgctgaagcggccattttgcaattaTATTCCGGCGCTCACCTGTAGCTTCTGCGTGAGCGAGTCTCTTTGGGACTGAAACTGGTTGGCACTCTGCACCTCCACTTTGAGACACTCCAACTCCTAATGAGAGAGACAAGGTAGGGTATAGCCGAGGTTAAAGGTCAGAAGCTGAGGTATGAAACGTGACCCCGCGGTGCACGTACGTGCTCCTTGGCCTTCAGTGCTGCCTCCAGCTCCTCAATGGTGCGGTTCAGCTCCGTTTTCTCCGATTTCACCGCCGTGGTTTGGCCGCTTACGCACTCTAGCTCCGTCACCTTTGACGCCATACAAAAataatgagggaaaaaaaaacaacaatgtgaaGATTGTGCTAACCCGTTAGCTGGAGGTTTTCAAATCTTTTTGCGTCCAGAGAAGACATTTTGTCCAGGGATCTCGTCATAATCCCAACGGCAATTAAACATAATTGGTATGTGTATCCCTAAATGCCATTGAAATtagcaatattaaaaaaaaaaaaaagttgcaacatTATAATAAATGGACCCCAAAAGATACAACCTGCGGACCCTGTTTGAGAAGCCCTGCATGAGCGTACCCGTTTGTGTAGCCGCTCCGCCTCCTCCTGGTAGGCGGCCAGCTGCTGCTTCCACTGCTTGACGTTGGCCGTGGACTCCAGCAGCGCCGCCGTTAGCTTAGCGTTGTTGCCCTTCAGCGCCGCCAACTCTGCCTCCAAGTGCTTCCCGATGCTGGAGGAGCTACAGccgttgggggaaaaaaaaaaacactgcaccGTTAATCATTAACAGCTAATCGATTTTAGTGATTAATCTATTTGAGCAATTAATCAACATATGTAAGATACTAGTTTTGATGAGCCTCACATTAAGGTGGTTTGCTTTTGTTGAATAGTTTACTACTGAAAGCCGTTGCTTGTGTAACATGGGTTCATGATTGACAAAGCATTgtgttgatgctttatgatcCTCTCCATTTGCATTGCTcagccaccatcttgtggcatctatatgCGATAACGAACCTCATTTTGGGTTGCATACATTTTCGGTATTTGCCAAAGGGCTCGGTCCCGATCCCCAGCGAATAGCCATCGTTCACGGTATTGAACGACTTGCTGCAATTGGTGCTCGCATTGGTTCAAGTGTGAGCGCATTTGTTGAATTTGACGCGGCTTCACCTATGCGAGAAGGGAATTGCGTTGTGGGACGGTTCGGCTCGGGCCTCTGCGGGCTGAGGTGTGCCCGCCGCCGCTCTCTCGTCTTCGGTGCCGTTCACACTCTCCGGCGTCAGCGGTGTCTGCAGAGGGCAGCTGGTGGACTCCTGAACGAGAAacatgtaagcattttttttttttaaatatgtaaatatattatttatatatgccGCTTTAAGCGATGACACCTTGGGTACATACAACCTCAAAGAGAGCACATAGGATTGTCCAAGGGATGGTGACGGGAAATAACGGAGCGCGACCATGTCCGGTTACCACGTAGGAAGGCGTTGTGGGGGTTTTGGGGACTTGATTGAGGAGAAAGGGCCAACACAGAGAGTTCACGTCACATTTACCTTGTGAGACGCGGGTTTGTTGGCGGGCAACACGTGTCTTCGGACAGCGCTGCCCTGCGGGGTTGCCGGGCAGAACAGAGGGGGTTACACTAGTCAAAGTCGAAGACTAACTTAGTTGTTGGCTtggccattaactcattcactgccattgacgtctataaacgtaaaaaaaaaacatttgaactatttctattagtttaagatttttcccacttttgttaagaagagtatgaaaacctagatatttttttaataatctttttttgttgaaaaaaataaagaaaagattattaaaaattaggggcgtcaggtgatttttttaaaaaattgtaattaattgcatgacttcaatagttaactcatgattaatcacaaattttctatctgttctaaatgtacaatatattttttttctaggttttcatactcttgttaacaaaagtgggaaaatgttaaactaatagttcaaatgaattttttttttttttttttactcatccgCTGCCAGccaagttcaaatgaatttttgacgtctatagccgtcaatggcagtgaatgagttaatgaccaaATACCTTCACTGTAGAACTGGGCGATTAACCGATTGTATCAATTAATTCTAGTTTATTAACCACaatgatttttgggggggaataaaGCTTTTTATTTAGCGGCTTCTGTAGTTCAAAGAGCATCTTCGCTAATGTGACATGGCTGCTAACAGAAGGTAGTTCACAAAAGTAGAGTCAGTGCAGCCAACTTAACGATTTAGTTGCTTGTGCAACTTTTCCAACCCCTCTGGCAGAAAAAGAAATTACATCCAGCATCTTCAACTTTGGCTAATAAAACAGGCAATGTTGTCCATAATGacaaggaggggggggggggggggaacggaCATAGAAATAGGACTGAAATTATTAATCCAATaaaagttgaaccaaatttaatTAGACAATTAGACCAGCTGATAAAAGTTTGACAGCTCATTTTATGTTAAATTGCAGAATATTTTaacccatttgctcccaaagacgtatttatacgtctaTGCTGTTAGTTTgttttgctagagcatacagaaggctttgatgcagcctctgacctgaagaggttgcttaaagcaatggtagttattacaaaaatggccagcaggtggcagctgaGTATAAGAGCTCATCCAGGGCCgcgttgcaaaaagctcttccctctctgtttaaaatagatttgtgaataatgataaaacttagccatattctaatgctaattgctttaaaacggaaacagatagaaatatgcttttttttcttgatgaaagaagagactatagtctttcttttggtaggttccatgtttttatagcaatagaacacaatattctgtaggctttgcaaaatcagtcaaaatccagtacaaCACCCGGCAgcaaaggaggttgcttcagtgaaaatggctgggagtgaattagttaaaaataAGGGGTGTAGCTTATTGGCTTTTGTGTACCTGTGAGGGCGTGCTGGTGAGCTCCATCTTCTCTTGCGACTTCTCCTTGGCGAGTCGCGCCGCCTCCTTGAACTCGGCAAACTTTTCGgcaaactaaaaaacaaaaaaaacaaaagaaccaTTAACTCGGTTAGCGGAATGCTAACAAACTAGCagttaaaacaaatgaaaaagcaCAGACCTTGCTCAGGTGGCTCTCACACGAGAAGCCCAGCCCATAGACGGTGTTGGCGCGGCTGTCGGCCCACTGACCAAACTTCTGGGAGGTCTTGGTGAAAGTCATGTTGGGCGTGATGGTGCTGTTGATGACGGCCTGGCGGACAAGTCGACACgtttagcttcatgctaacgcCACGAGACTGCACTACGACTCCGAGTCCATCATTAGATGTGTGATTTTAGATGATTTCGAGTTCATTTGTTTCAAGTCAGATTTTTgtgatctttattttttttttttttaggatcttATTTTCGAAAATATTCAACCTTATCTTAAGCAACTATGCTATTAGACctatgatgcattattattaggatgtatgtgtgtatatttagcGAGTACAGACCTTGGATCCGTCCAGGCTGATGATGCGGTAGACGTTCCTGGTGCTGTCAAAGAAGTAAGAGACGGTGACGGCATGTTTGCTGGTGGGAAGCCAGTTCTTCTTGGTTGTAGGGTCAATCTGGAAGATGTGCGCCCGCGTGCTGAAGATGGGCTGCTCACTGCACGGGGACAGAAAAGAAGTgagttttgaaataataaaagTGCTAGTAATACaactaataaaataacaaatgatgTGCATGAGGTTCAAGTATTATTTGTGGTCGCCATTCTTACATTCCACACTAAAATGTCTGTGGctttgagtgtgtgtggatttaaaaggacctGTGAGCGATGTGGGAGTCAGCGATTAGGAGTGTAGTTTCTGTTGTGAGCTATTAGCCAGTCTACATGTTAAACGTGTGGGCATTAGTGGTGGCAGCTTTTGTATGAATGTGCTTATTTCATGCTTATTTTGTTACTATTTGACATATGGTTTGCCACTGGCTTTGAAATGTGTCAATAAAGTCAACTAATTTTGCTGTTAGACTGtagacattttgttgttgttgtattagaTATCCAACAGGGTTTCTATAGTATTACCATTATGTGACAAACAGTGGTcagatgatgtcatgttttcaGCACAGCCTGGATCCAAATGTGACCTTGTGTTTTTCCATGTGGCCATTGTTCAAGCATAATCCCTTTTTGCCCCCCAAATGAAAAGCAACAACACATTCAGGAATCCACTGGGTGGATGTGATGAGTGCAGGGGATGAGTGAGCCAAGCCAAatattgtttagaaaaaaaaaaggcggttCCCGACAACGCAAGTAAAAGTTGTGTTGTGGCGACAGACactt encodes:
- the jmy gene encoding junction-mediating and -regulatory protein, whose amino-acid sequence is MSFTMEDNLESGWVSVRPKAFDEKERHKFAFIVAWNDIEGKFAITCHDRTVQKRTTFFDPLLDWSPATDDRQPGTASTQDGGRPAKVRPKGKVDSWDLVSPKVNDTEFVDPAGAPLPPADDPEAGGRQDFSWAGLFSFQELRAAHHQLCAVNAELEPCLPAFPEEPSGVWSVLFGVSAASSSERETEALCYQLQVYLGHALDTCGWKIFSQVLFTDSDDTEEYYESLSELRRKGYEDGLDRAKRRLQEALDKHRALDSMVELLQVYGEEDEAYGQMLEAATQLYNYLLQPFRDMRELAMLRRQQIKISLETERLGPRRVDSLRREDEEWQKKAHAAVLAIQELTVKFFETTNRAQKALHERMRADQRRLGKSAWVAAVERMEWLQYSVSKETLQLMRAKEICLEQRKHGLKEEMRSLQGGEDAMLHLDQLEALYYELQLQLYDIQAEVLRCEELLLTAQLQSLRRQITERQDEVVYYDAFESPDAMKGAEDPAEPPPLPPLRDNEELGILRQRTRQLEARRGRITTKKVYLKNKKEICISNHKQKMEARQGILTRNTSLQVRETEEEEAERNARVSLERQRTLDRLRSLNQRYPGHVTLKSSRLRQLQTRRRAGQPPCTQATGVQTDSIASDLPELWAPPPGDACESLPAIHLDELDSSSPFLSLPTSVLTLDGAPPPPPPPPPPLPPPPAPSISVEPRPALPRESKPAALPLAPISPRFFDSSQLLTARKKLRKTSAEDATQWRRASSPMDEVLASLKRGSFHLRKAELRVLGPDPDDDGENILAQIRQGVRLRQVRAPPERPRRADRFAHSADALTQSIHEALRRIKEASPDSESEDEGLPCTDWEN
- the homer1 gene encoding homer protein homolog 1 isoform X3, yielding MGEQPIFSTRAHIFQIDPTTKKNWLPTSKHAVTVSYFFDSTRNVYRIISLDGSKAVINSTITPNMTFTKTSQKFGQWADSRANTVYGLGFSCESHLSKFAEKFAEFKEAARLAKEKSQEKMELTSTPSQGSAVRRHVLPANKPASHKESTSCPLQTPLTPESVNGTEDERAAAGTPQPAEARAEPSHNAIPFSHSSSSIGKHLEAELAALKGNNAKLTAALLESTANVKQWKQQLAAYQEEAERLHKRVTELECVSGQTTAVKSEKTELNRTIEELEAALKAKEHELECLKVEVQSANQFQSQRDSLTQKLQDVERRNEALEVQLGLGRATGEPSSSNTKKKTWPRV
- the homer1 gene encoding homer protein homolog 1 isoform X1, which codes for MGEQPIFSTRAHIFQIDPTTKKNWLPTSKHAVTVSYFFDSTRNVYRIISLDGSKAVINSTITPNMTFTKTSQKFGQWADSRANTVYGLGFSCESHLSKFAEKFAEFKEAARLAKEKSQEKMELTSTPSQGSAVRRHVLPANKPASHKESTSCPLQTPLTPESVNGTEDERAAAGTPQPAEARAEPSHNAIPFSHSSSSIGKHLEAELAALKGNNAKLTAALLESTANVKQWKQQLAAYQEEAERLHKRVTELECVSGQTTAVKSEKTELNRTIEELEAALKAKEHELECLKVEVQSANQFQSQRDSLTQKLQDVERRNEALEVQLGELEQRVEANRREREVFRQSLRSLLQLLDGKIFELNELRDALAKLLECS
- the homer1 gene encoding homer protein homolog 1 isoform X2, yielding MGEQPIFSTRAHIFQIDPTTKKNWLPTSKHAVTVSYFFDSTRNVYRIISLDGSKAVINSTITPNMTFTKTSQKFGQWADSRANTVYGLGFSCESHLSKFAEKFAEFKEAARLAKEKSQEKMELTSTPSQESTSCPLQTPLTPESVNGTEDERAAAGTPQPAEARAEPSHNAIPFSHSSSSIGKHLEAELAALKGNNAKLTAALLESTANVKQWKQQLAAYQEEAERLHKRVTELECVSGQTTAVKSEKTELNRTIEELEAALKAKEHELECLKVEVQSANQFQSQRDSLTQKLQDVERRNEALEVQLGELEQRVEANRREREVFRQSLRSLLQLLDGKIFELNELRDALAKLLECS